One window of Magallana gigas chromosome 2, xbMagGiga1.1, whole genome shotgun sequence genomic DNA carries:
- the LOC105335332 gene encoding protein Flattop homolog: protein MSLHFSANQYDQAFDPHRLQNWEVPKQFRPRPRAFDGFTQIVANNRGHLLSGVKRSRESPWGNFVGTWDMPLNIPGNKMMNSTARTFHAQVRLERCKTDGDIIIKGKLKRPHVPDPLPIKADREADKGLEGVPPKPLDPITSCPLDPITASNLAVNGSRSGAKNPEPITRASPKLAPLSPSYRPKTPSLGAKTPIDWPRPASRVKSASPKIGSPEPELQQLTAARSPVNWPSPKSVEPEKVAA, encoded by the exons ATGTCGTTACATTTTAGCGCTAACCAG TATGACCAGGCATTTGATCCACATCGTTTGCAAAACTGGGAGGTTCCAAAACAATTTCGACCA agacCAAGGGCTTTTGATGGGTTCACTCAAATTGTTGCCAACAACAGAGGTCATCTCCTTTCAGGAGTCAAAAGGTCAAGGGAATCTCCCTGGGGAAACTTTGTGGGAACATGGGACATGCCTCTAAATATCCCAG GTAATAAGATGATGAACAGCACAGCCAGGACATTCCATGCACAGGTCAGACTGGAGAGATGCAAAACAGATGGAGATATTATCATCAAAGGAAAACTAAAAAGGCCCCAT GTACCTGACCCACTGCCAATCAAAGCTGACAGAGAAGCAGACAAAGGCTTAGAAGGTGTCCCTCCCAAACCCCTGGACCCCATCACATCCTGTCCTCTGGATCCCATCACTGCCTCCAATTTAGCAGTCAATGGCTCTAGGTCGGGTGCCAAAAACCCTGAGCCCATCACTCGAGCTAGCCCTAAACTCGCCCCCTTGAGCCCCTCCTACCGACCCAAGACCCCCAGCCTAGGGGCAAAAACACCAATAGATTGGCCCAGACCAGCTTCTAGAGTAAAATCAGCAAGTCCTAAAATTGGGTCTCCAGAGCCTGAGTTACAACAGCTGACTGCTGCTAGGTCCCCTGTTAACTGGCCATCACCCAAGTCTGTGGAACCAGAAAAAGTAGCAGCATAA